A genome region from Triticum aestivum cultivar Chinese Spring chromosome 2B, IWGSC CS RefSeq v2.1, whole genome shotgun sequence includes the following:
- the LOC123044303 gene encoding uncharacterized protein isoform X2 has product MSGGGGGGVVRTPREMDRKLEVPSEAEILRMEIASLVNLLRENQSDILQFDPEIARKITSLRSEIACQKLARERKASVPEAKRTVARRRKKFAAVRRVAEKEENMAGQEGVDLPNCDTQSMSSQVSCISEQMPERCDQKEIDSGKIKPASGFISNSEHVYLPHGGEDEGERLNCLFSYILQLTDALCDEMASMASILAKISIPVISYYKVFDQLNAAQRLSKISLDILHSTANADKKMADQNAEDQRAEEDKGKSSTHCFENQGTKQHVDASVTDRTMGLCKSNMETPQMAAYCPDGQMTDEEDEHFVAADPISGLCDQATVHSHENQSTTEYMEMVDPMTDEGQSSTETHASRMMDGGNSSSEGKSSNEGQSSTETHASRVMDEGNSSNEGKSSNESKSSTKAVVMVLDSDEEHEVQGMTMEMRKYLKMLECEEEEEEGKMTPEDLAMADQFEKELLEMEANFLKVQEQDDKDTPNWISVSHQDEAEEMELEDRSFARRRKGWESAWGDRSDFEDLTLLSPMHFTHCTLGLIPYTASTVSALQIYSVKIVETKGKLKWPLYVYRVVAARDAVDHNRNILFSRQREDYQELTLEDPFLHLTGPSRAIVAVDNVDFEIQLKVKGTTWSGDKALISHFQTYPGDREGLDTALFSNSFCTIELCFERLTETVQATILSVCVVEGWPSPFEYGGRIMCSSPPQEVKDPLSRHVVLVDSHDFDGEMPMGSAGYVDLSRHVVSVELGHNLQFVIQAYSQSGAIARQSRLTFRTKYCNISRGICEIGDSKVEITVAWSQLIKSKMEIL; this is encoded by the exons ATGTCgggtggcggcgggggaggagtGGTGAGGACGCCTCGGGAGATGGATCGGAAGCTGGAAGTTCCTTCCGAAGCAGAGATCCTGAGGATGGAGATTGCATCCCTGGTGAACTTGCTCAGGGAGAACCAGTCTGACATTCTTCAATTCGACCCTGAGATCGCGAGGAAGATCACGTCCCTGAGGAGCGAGATCGCATGCCAGAAGTTGGCGAGGGAGCGCAAAGCCTCGGTTCCGGAGGCGAAACGCACAGTGGCGAGGAGGCGTAAAAAGTTCGCTGCTGTGCGGAGGGTCGCGGAGAAGGAGGAGAACATGGCCGGTCAGGAGGGCGTGGATCTGCCCAACTGCGATACCCAGAGCATGAGCTCCCAAGTCAGTTGCATCTCTGAGCAGATGCCCGAGCGGTGCGACCAGAAGGAGATTGACTCGGGGAAAATCAAACCTGCCTCCGGATTCATATCCAACTCCGAGCATGTATATTTGCCCCACGGCGGTGAGGATGAGGGCGAGCGCCTAAACTGCTTATTCAGTTATATATTGCAACTGACGGATGCCTTGTGCGACGAGATGGCATCCATGGCATCTATTCTGGCCAAAATCAGTATCCCCGTTATCTCCTATTACAAGGTCTTCGATCAGTTAAACGCGGCGCAGAGGTTATCTAAGATCTCCCTGGATATATTACATTCAACCGCGAATGCAGATAAAAAGATGGCTGACCAAAATGCTGAGGACCAGAGGGCCGAAGAGGACAAAGGCAAATCCAGCACCCACTGTTTTGAGAACCAGGGAACCAAGCAACATGTGGATGCATCTGTAACAGATCGGACAATGGGCCTTTGTAAATCAAACATGGAAACGCCGCAGATGGCTGCCTACTGTCCTGATGGCCAGATGACTGATGAGGAGGATGAACATTTCGTGGCAGCGGATCCTATAAGTGGCCTTTGTGACCAGGCGACTGTCCACTCTCACGAGAACCAGAGTACCACGGAGTACATGGAGATGGTTGATCCCATGACAGATGAAGGCCAATCAAGCACGGAGACGCATGCGTCGAGGATGATGGACGGGGGCAATTCAAGCAGCGAAGGCAAATCAAGCAATGAAGGCCAATCAAGTACGGAGACGCATGCATCGAGGGTGATGGACGAGGGCAATTCAAGCAATGAAGGCAAATCAAGCAACGAAAGCAAATCAAGCACAAAGGCAGTGGTGATGGTGCTGGATTCCGATGAGGAGCATGAAGTGCAGGGTATGACCATGGAGATGCGCAAATATTTGAAGATGCTCgaatgtgaggaggaggaggaggaggggaagatGACCCCGGAGGATTTAGCGATGGCTGACCAATTTGAGAAGGAGCTATTAGAGATGGAAGCCAACTTTCTCAAAGTCCAGGAGCAGGATGATAAGGACACGCCAAACTGGATCTCTGTCTCAC ATCAGGATGAGGCAGAGGAGATGGAGTTGGAGGACAGGTCGTTTGCTAGACGCCGTAAGGGCTGGGAATCTGCATGGGGAGACCGCAGTGACTTCGAAGACTTGA CCTTATTGAGTCCTATGCACTTTACACATTGCACGCTGGGACTGATCCCCTACACTGCTAGCACTGTGAGCGCCTTGCAGATCTACTCTGTCAAGATTGTTGAAACAAAGGGAAAGTTGAAGTGGCCACTCTATGTCTATAGGGTCGTCGCTGCCCGAGATGCCGTAGATCACAACCGTAACATTCTCTTCTCTCGGCAAAGGGAAGACTACCAAGAACTCACTCTAGAG GATCCTTTTTTGCACCTGACTGGCCCGTCTCGTGCGATTGTGGCTGTGGACAATGTTGACTTCGAAATCCAACTCAAAGTAAAGGGCACAACATGGTCTGGTGACAAAGCATTGATCAGTCACTTCCAGACCTACCCCGGTGATCGTGAAGGTTTAGATACAGCGCTCTTTAGCAACTCCTTTTGCACGATAGAGTTATGTTTTGAGCGACTTACAGAAACCGTCCAGGCTACTATCTTGAGTGTCTGTGTTGTTGAAGGGTGGCCATCACCTTTTGAATACGGCGGCCGGATTATGTGCTCCTCACCACCACAGGAAGTTAAGGACCCCCTATCCAGGCATGTTGTGTTGGTTGATTCTCATGATTTTGATGGAGAAATGCCAATGGGCTCAGCTGGTTACGTTGATCTGTCAAGGCATGTTGTTTCTGTAGAACTGGGACATAACCTGCAATTTGTCATACAAGCTTACTCACAGTCTGGTGCCATTGCTAGGCAAAGCCGTCTCACGTTTAGGACCAAATATTGCAACATAAGTCGAGGTATATGTGAGATTGGTGACTCTAAGGTGGAGATTACTGTTGCTTGGTCCCAGCTTATCAAGAGCAAGATGGAAATCCTCTAA
- the LOC123044303 gene encoding uncharacterized protein isoform X1, with protein MSGGGGGGVVRTPREMDRKLEVPSEAEILRMEIASLVNLLRENQSDILQFDPEIARKITSLRSEIACQKLARERKASVPEAKRTVARRRKKFAAVRRVAEKEENMAGQEGVDLPNCDTQSMSSQVSCISEQMPERCDQKEIDSGKIKPASGFISNSEHVYLPHGGEDEGERLNCLFSYILQLTDALCDEMASMASILAKISIPVISYYKVFDQLNAAQRLSKISLDILHSTANADKKMADQNAEDQRAEEDKGKSSTHCFENQGTKQHVDASVTDRTMGLCKSNMETPQMAAYCPDGQMTDEEDEHFVAADPISGLCDQATVHSHENQSTTEYMEMVDPMTDEGQSSTETHASRMMDGGNSSSEGKSSNEGQSSTETHASRVMDEGNSSNEGKSSNESKSSTKAVVMVLDSDEEHEVQGMTMEMRKYLKMLECEEEEEEGKMTPEDLAMADQFEKELLEMEANFLKVQEQDDKDTPNWISVSHQDDKDTPNWISVSHQDEAEEMELEDRSFARRRKGWESAWGDRSDFEDLTLLSPMHFTHCTLGLIPYTASTVSALQIYSVKIVETKGKLKWPLYVYRVVAARDAVDHNRNILFSRQREDYQELTLEDPFLHLTGPSRAIVAVDNVDFEIQLKVKGTTWSGDKALISHFQTYPGDREGLDTALFSNSFCTIELCFERLTETVQATILSVCVVEGWPSPFEYGGRIMCSSPPQEVKDPLSRHVVLVDSHDFDGEMPMGSAGYVDLSRHVVSVELGHNLQFVIQAYSQSGAIARQSRLTFRTKYCNISRGICEIGDSKVEITVAWSQLIKSKMEIL; from the exons ATGTCgggtggcggcgggggaggagtGGTGAGGACGCCTCGGGAGATGGATCGGAAGCTGGAAGTTCCTTCCGAAGCAGAGATCCTGAGGATGGAGATTGCATCCCTGGTGAACTTGCTCAGGGAGAACCAGTCTGACATTCTTCAATTCGACCCTGAGATCGCGAGGAAGATCACGTCCCTGAGGAGCGAGATCGCATGCCAGAAGTTGGCGAGGGAGCGCAAAGCCTCGGTTCCGGAGGCGAAACGCACAGTGGCGAGGAGGCGTAAAAAGTTCGCTGCTGTGCGGAGGGTCGCGGAGAAGGAGGAGAACATGGCCGGTCAGGAGGGCGTGGATCTGCCCAACTGCGATACCCAGAGCATGAGCTCCCAAGTCAGTTGCATCTCTGAGCAGATGCCCGAGCGGTGCGACCAGAAGGAGATTGACTCGGGGAAAATCAAACCTGCCTCCGGATTCATATCCAACTCCGAGCATGTATATTTGCCCCACGGCGGTGAGGATGAGGGCGAGCGCCTAAACTGCTTATTCAGTTATATATTGCAACTGACGGATGCCTTGTGCGACGAGATGGCATCCATGGCATCTATTCTGGCCAAAATCAGTATCCCCGTTATCTCCTATTACAAGGTCTTCGATCAGTTAAACGCGGCGCAGAGGTTATCTAAGATCTCCCTGGATATATTACATTCAACCGCGAATGCAGATAAAAAGATGGCTGACCAAAATGCTGAGGACCAGAGGGCCGAAGAGGACAAAGGCAAATCCAGCACCCACTGTTTTGAGAACCAGGGAACCAAGCAACATGTGGATGCATCTGTAACAGATCGGACAATGGGCCTTTGTAAATCAAACATGGAAACGCCGCAGATGGCTGCCTACTGTCCTGATGGCCAGATGACTGATGAGGAGGATGAACATTTCGTGGCAGCGGATCCTATAAGTGGCCTTTGTGACCAGGCGACTGTCCACTCTCACGAGAACCAGAGTACCACGGAGTACATGGAGATGGTTGATCCCATGACAGATGAAGGCCAATCAAGCACGGAGACGCATGCGTCGAGGATGATGGACGGGGGCAATTCAAGCAGCGAAGGCAAATCAAGCAATGAAGGCCAATCAAGTACGGAGACGCATGCATCGAGGGTGATGGACGAGGGCAATTCAAGCAATGAAGGCAAATCAAGCAACGAAAGCAAATCAAGCACAAAGGCAGTGGTGATGGTGCTGGATTCCGATGAGGAGCATGAAGTGCAGGGTATGACCATGGAGATGCGCAAATATTTGAAGATGCTCgaatgtgaggaggaggaggaggaggggaagatGACCCCGGAGGATTTAGCGATGGCTGACCAATTTGAGAAGGAGCTATTAGAGATGGAAGCCAACTTTCTCAAAGTCCAGGAGCAGGATGATAAGGACACGCCAAACTGGATCTCTGTCTCACATCAGGATGATAAGGACACGCCAAACTGGATCTCTGTCTCACATCAGGATGAGGCAGAGGAGATGGAGTTGGAGGACAGGTCGTTTGCTAGACGCCGTAAGGGCTGGGAATCTGCATGGGGAGACCGCAGTGACTTCGAAGACTTGA CCTTATTGAGTCCTATGCACTTTACACATTGCACGCTGGGACTGATCCCCTACACTGCTAGCACTGTGAGCGCCTTGCAGATCTACTCTGTCAAGATTGTTGAAACAAAGGGAAAGTTGAAGTGGCCACTCTATGTCTATAGGGTCGTCGCTGCCCGAGATGCCGTAGATCACAACCGTAACATTCTCTTCTCTCGGCAAAGGGAAGACTACCAAGAACTCACTCTAGAG GATCCTTTTTTGCACCTGACTGGCCCGTCTCGTGCGATTGTGGCTGTGGACAATGTTGACTTCGAAATCCAACTCAAAGTAAAGGGCACAACATGGTCTGGTGACAAAGCATTGATCAGTCACTTCCAGACCTACCCCGGTGATCGTGAAGGTTTAGATACAGCGCTCTTTAGCAACTCCTTTTGCACGATAGAGTTATGTTTTGAGCGACTTACAGAAACCGTCCAGGCTACTATCTTGAGTGTCTGTGTTGTTGAAGGGTGGCCATCACCTTTTGAATACGGCGGCCGGATTATGTGCTCCTCACCACCACAGGAAGTTAAGGACCCCCTATCCAGGCATGTTGTGTTGGTTGATTCTCATGATTTTGATGGAGAAATGCCAATGGGCTCAGCTGGTTACGTTGATCTGTCAAGGCATGTTGTTTCTGTAGAACTGGGACATAACCTGCAATTTGTCATACAAGCTTACTCACAGTCTGGTGCCATTGCTAGGCAAAGCCGTCTCACGTTTAGGACCAAATATTGCAACATAAGTCGAGGTATATGTGAGATTGGTGACTCTAAGGTGGAGATTACTGTTGCTTGGTCCCAGCTTATCAAGAGCAAGATGGAAATCCTCTAA
- the LOC123044304 gene encoding uncharacterized protein, with translation MARRRSRSRRRARPASPPAALEDEDLLRKIFLLLPPQPSTIPRVSVVCKQWRGVVRDPQFLRGFRDHHRKPPLLGLVMGHTGHPYFRSDLDPPDHIPHERFFPPDILSMYMDLFDCRHGRVVFFDHQLREVMLFDPATGGRRHVVVPPVFDEKDIGVFNAAVICVAGDEGHVHGDCHTSPFQVVLIGIHDDNKRAFASVYSSETGTWGELISTAAIRYMRELSRPSTLVGDSVYWVFDGNEDGILKFDLDKHSLVNIEMPDFGDYSCWSSFKIMSTDDGSFGLAALEYQKIEMWEREVDCDGVAGWVLQKTFQMNTILGLGPMGGMDNLMLGYDEDDRAIYVRTDIGVCIIQLDTMQFRNLGKDNFTTTAYYPYKSFYTAVSDLSVCERRVGGISRSLAKDESIMVPASRGAGAAGDNAAAASTRTIPGDMLDKSNSRVQGIDTGLVPSRVLTQTRIDVIFKKEMETRSKLTKAWAKWFRSNGIPESKADCPHFRNAMKLTQQLGTRLPVPTGGELGGVNLDAEEELP, from the exons AtggcccgccgccgcagccgcagccgccgccgcgctCGCCCCGCCTCGCCACCGGCGGCGCTGGAAGACGAAGACCTCCTCCGGAAGATTTTCCTGCTCCTCCCGCCTCAGCCCTCCACCATTCCCCGCGTCTCCGTCGTCTGCAAGCAATGGCGCGGCGTCGTCCGCGACCCCCAATTCCTCCGCGGCTTCCGCGACCACCACCGGAAACCTCCCCTCCTCGGCCTCGTCATGGGTCACACCGGGCACCCCTACTTCAGGTCCGATCTCGACCCTCCAGACCACATCCCGCACGAGCGCTTCTTCCCTCCAGACATCCTCAGCATGTACATGGACTTGTTCGACTGCCGCCATGGACGCGTCGTCTTCTTCGACCACCAGCTACGTGAGGTCATGCTGTTTGACCCCGCCACCGGAGGCCGCCGTCATGTGGTCGTTCCACCAGTGTTTGACGAGAAGGATATTGGCGTCTTCAACGCCGCCGTGATTTGCGTTGCCGGCGACGAAGGCCACGTGCACGGCGATTGCCACACCAGCCCATTTCAGGTGGTCTTGATAGGTATCCACGATGACAATAAACGAGCATTTGCCTCTGTCTACTCATCGGAGACCGGAACATGGGGCGAGCTCATCTCAACAGCAGCAATTCGGTATATGCGTGAGCTGAGCCGTCCCAGCACCCTTGTAGGGGATTCTGTTTATTGGGTGTTTGATGGCAATGAGGATGGCATACTCAAGTTTGATTTAGATAAGCATAGCCTAGTTAACATCGAGATGCCGGATTTCGGGGATTATAGCTGCTGGAGCAGCTTTAAGATCATGTCGACAGATGATGGCAGTTTTGGCCTTGCTGCCTTGGAATACCAAAAAATCGAAATGTGGGAGAGGGAAGTCGATTGTGATGGTGTTGCTGGATGGGTGCTGCAGAAGACCTTTCAAATGAACACGATCCTTGGTCTAGGGCCTATGGGAGGAATGGATAATCTCATGTTGGGGTATGATGAAGATGATCGTGCGATTTATGTAAGGACAGATATTGGTGTCTGCATCATTCAGCTTGATACAATGCAGTTCAGAAATCTTGGCAAAGATAATTTCACGACCACCGCCTATTATCCGTACAAAAGTTTCTATACTGCAG TGAGTGACTTGTCAGTATGCGAAAGAAGAGTTGGTGGCATCTCCAGATCTCTGGCGAAGGATGAAAGCATCATGGTTCCTGCTTCAAGGGGGGCAGGAGCGGCAGGAGACAATGCCGCAGCTGCTTCGACCCGAACCATACCAGGAG ATATGTTAGACAAGTCAAACAGCAGAGTTCAAGGAATCGATACAGGTCTTGTGCCAAGCCGGGTACTGACACAAACCCGAATCGACGTGATATTCAAGAAAGAGATGGAGACAAGATCAAAGCTTACCAAAGCTTGGGCAAAATGGTTCCGCAGCAACGGGATTCCTGAAAGTAAAGCAGACTGCCCACACTTCCGCAATGCCATGAAGTTAACGCAGCAGCTAGGTACCCGCTTGCCTGTTCCTACAGGCGGTGAACTAGGGGGCGTAAATCTGGACGCCGAGGAAGAACTTCCGTAA